The following DNA comes from Nicotiana sylvestris chromosome 10, ASM39365v2, whole genome shotgun sequence.
aatagtcagtaagaataaagtaccacaacAGACAAGGTAGGCGAATAAGTTAATTTGAATAGAAGAGGTAGAAATTGAgggtttaaaggaaggtctttcaattaaacaataaaatagGGAATCCAGAATCAACCAAAAAGGAAGTCATGACTTAgtattcaacatataaatagagtaagataagaataaCCAGTCATAGCAAACATGTAGGTTAAATGGTATCGAAAAAAGAGGCAAGtctgaacaatcaagatgaacacACGCATACATAGGTGATATAGGTTAGgcataagaaactcagtagaaacacaTTCGAGGCACggtagtcacagaaactcaaacaagaacagGCTAGTCATAAAACCAAACGCAGAAACCaagaaaaaattagggctttcaacataggaaagttgaagaggtagtaaaCTCACAGAATCAGTCAAAGTATGCGAAAAATAGAAGTTCAAACATAAGAATAAGcttaaacaaggttttaaaaggagttccgaaaccctaattttagaagaaggtgaaaacactttgaaatcgatgattcttgtaaaaGAGTTCCAAGAACAGCGTAAAACactaaagaaacaaactcaaattgttTTAAAATTGTACATATCTAAGAGATGTAGGCAGAAATTAGGTTTAAGAAGAAACCCAAATGGAGATTAAAGAACCTATCTAGAATCCCAAAATTCGTAACAAATATAGCGtaattttgctcgaaatcacaccggAGCAGCCAAGAATAGAcaagtgacgaaccctagatgcaagtcgacgtggccctgggcccttgaaggccttagagaaggcaagcatatCATTAGAGGAGCCATTGAAGGCTTAGGAGTTGATgagagatcaccggagaagaccggagaaggagAGGTTAGTGGTTGAAGGGGATAGGGTTAGGTCAAGTTGTTGAGAGAGAGGATatatgagagaatacagaggcggcggATTTAGaaaatgagatagggttaggggGTCATTTGGAATAAAAAAGGAAGGAACAGACAagggccgttgatctttcagatcaagggccaggatttGACGGGTCTTGGATTGGGTAATTTCATTTAGGCCCTGGGTCGGGTAATTCAGCCTAAAATTGGGatgggtattgggtttaatttaggctaaaatttaaatgcaaatctggctatattttaaatagtcaattttcccctatataatttataataaataacagataattttggaaaataattttgtatactaaaatgatttaaaatatatatttaacattttaaaaatatagaaggtcaATTGTAtgcatataaatttaattatacaTTAACAGGGCtattattgcaattatatgcaattttagctttaaaaatacaaaatgcaattataaaaatgcataaaaaatattttaaccatattttgtcataaatatagaaattaaataaataaatcaccacaacaaattattggggattttatgagtaaaagggaaggaaataaatcaatttaaatctttaaaaattatgaaaaaattataaaaactttatgcatgcttatatatgcatatatatgctattttgaaagtatttatgcatattaaaatatatagggaaaaattgagtatcaacaactgctcttctttacccgggaaggatgaaagagtttccgggtaaagaaatgatggccaattttgatcgagtgggatgttttgaaagacagaggtcgGACTCTGGTCCTAgatctgcctacatatccctagttttataggaatcgggccatgtgtagttctgggttcacctgcggaatatgccgatgaaattattgcaagaaccGACACACGATGTCGAAGCGACTACGGTGAGCGGTTAAAGCTCgggatagttgaaggaactggatcGAGATTTCTCCTGCTAGGATAGaagttgcttactggttacctgcagataaaagatgctacaaacgtatttgcaaaaatttaaacatgatgcagattccctttggaccatgaaggttgtctttggacggttaaagatgacgtccttggaccatgacatcctgggccataGATTGTTTAGTGAGGGACTTGCAggtcatgaaatgatgttctcgggccatggcaatggtgccttcgaaccatgacgcctttgaataatgatatgcagatttgagagatccttaggccatggcatggtgtcttctagCTATGAaaatgatgcctttagactatgatgcctttggatagattggcgatattttagcccatgatatgcaataatattatggtgacaagacaaggcttagtcttgtgaaatggagggcagagcttagcccgattgaaaagcaaatgGATAGTATTAGAAATAGAGCAACatttgtgcaaagagggacaatgcttagtcccatgcagatggggaggcaaggattagcctcatgcaaataaggaggcaaggattggcctcatgcatatatggaggcagggattagactcatgcaagtggggaggaaaggattagcctcatggagtcaaggattagactcacgCAAATGTGGAGGTAAGGatcagcctcatgcaagtagggaggcagagattagcctcatgcaagtatagagaggcagggattagcctcatggagtcaatgATTAGACTCATATaggtggggaggcaaggattagcctcatgcaagtagggaggcaaggattagcctcatgcaaatagggaggcagagattagcctcatgcaagtatggaggcatggattagcctcatgcaagtatggaggcatgtattagcctcatgcaagtatgaaggcatggattagcctcatgcaagtatggggaGGCATGGaatagcctcatggagtcaaggattatacTCATGCAGGtgggaaggcaaggattagcctcatgcaagtagggaggcagggattagcctcatgcaggatggagtcaaagattagactcatgcaagtagggaggcaggaattagcctcatgcaggatgggaggcaaggattagcctcatgcaactatggagtcaaggattagactcatgcaagtagggaggcaaagattagcctcatacaagtatggagtcaaggattagactcatgcaagtagggaggcaaggattagcctcatgcaagtatggagtcaaggataagactcatgcaagtagggaggcagggattagcctcatgtaggtatggaggcagggattagcctcatgcaggtatggaggcaaggattagccttatgcaaatatgggggacagggattagtcctatgcaaagagcgagtagcagataagagtagtgtatttcttagctggagatatatttggtgTCTGATGGCCGTATGGATAGTGAGTTTGCTTTTGCGAGCGTTGTCGTTAagtcaaatgtgcctgcgttcaaagaaaaattgtaagttttgtggggggggggaggttggttcttgctccGGTCAGCTGgctttgctttgctccgttctgaaagcctttcgagttcccctaggcGACACCTAACTGTTATGGAAATAgatttttcgaaaatatgcaattattgataaaaatagagttatattAGAAACATATCGAGTAATTTTGATGGACTAGTGACTGCAACATGTCTCGAAGGCATTGCGGCTCTctcatattggaattttgagggtcctcctcaaaattctaccctagtcTGGTAGATGATCTTTGACCGTTTGCGGATAATGGATCTTGCTGAACCTTTTCCGGatttttgagaatccttctcaaaattctgcccaagtTTCTGGTCTTGGaggaaatgaaaatttaattatgatatgactgaacccataaggctgcctacgtatcccctcttaaacaggaatcaggtcaaccATAGTTTaattacatcaaatgaggaaaaagtatctaagcatagtatctcttgactgcgtctgaattgatcggttttggccagacttctccatccatttctgcaagtatgagtacCCCCCctgtcagcaccctgtgaaccatgtatggacctttccagttgggagagaatttccctttggcttcatcttgatgtgggaagattttcttcaataccagctgccctggtgtgaactgtcGTGGTTTGATATTAAAGGCTatggacattctgttatgataaagttggttgtgacatactgcgttcatcctctttccatcgataagggccaattgttcatagcgactccttatccactctgcatcgctgagttcggcttcctgtatgactcttaaagaaggaatctccacctcgaCTGGGATGACatcctcggtaccataaaccaacatgtagggagtttccccggttgatgtgcgaaccgtggtgcggtaccctaatagagcaaagggtaacttctcatgcctttctttgtggttctctaccatttccttagtatcttcttaatgtttttgttggcagcttctacgactccattcatctgaggtctataggctgtggaattcttgtgcttgattttgaaagtttcacacatggctttcatcagatcactattgaggttggcagCATTATCAGTGACAATGGATTCGGGAAcaccgaatcggcaaacaattcgatccttgacaaagtccgcgacgactttcttggtcacagctttgtaagatgcaacctctacccattttgtaaagtaatcaatggctactagaataaacctgtgtccgtttgaatcAGTGAGCTCAATCGGACCAAttacatccattccccaagtggcgaatggctaaggtgagcttgttgcattgagctcattcggcgacacttttatcatatcggcatgcacttgacattgaaagcatttgcagacatactggatgcaatctgtctccatggtcatccaaaaataactggctttgagtatcttctttgccaagacgaaaccattGATGTGTAGGCCACAGGTTCCCGTATGTACATcttcaagtagcttagaagcttccctTGCATCAAtacatcttagtaaacccaaatcgggagttctcctgtacaaatttcctccgctgtggaagaagtgatttgacaatctccggagtgtgcatttctgagtgtgatttgcatgctccaggTATTCTCTttttgataagtattctttgatgtcattGAACCAAGGTTT
Coding sequences within:
- the LOC138879832 gene encoding uncharacterized protein translates to MSLKIKEEVTKQIKSKVLRVVEYPTWLATKERRKGQAQSTVICEPIFKMLRKDAETSWTENCQKTFDKIKEYLSTPPVLVLPELGRPSLLYLFVLDGAFGCTLGQHDETGRKEQVIYYLSKKFTPYEAWYKKSGPPRIPRYCHICIMCRNCERDKSYINPIPVRIHNQPAYCAHVEEEADRKPWFNDIKEYLSKREYLEHANHTQKCTLRRLSNHFFHSGGNLYRRTPDLGLLRCIDAREASKLLEDVHTGTCGLHINGFVLAKKILKASYFWMTMETDCIQFILVAIDYFTKWVEVASYKAVTKKVVADFVKDRIVCRFGVPESIVTDNAANLNSDLMKAIMSIAFNIKPRQFTPGQLVLKKIFPHQDEAKGKFSPNWKGPYMVHRVLTGGVLILAEMDGEVWPKPINSDAVKRYYA